AAATCAAAATAAACTCCAAATAAGCGAGGATTCAAAAAAGATATTAGATTCTATCTTTACACCTATAAAGCAGAGTATTGATGATTATTCAAAGCAACTAATCAAAAATGAAGAATCTCTAAAAGTAAATATAGACCATATTTTTAAATATACACAAAACATAGGAGATAAGGCTGATAAATTAGCTAGTGTACTAAAGGGCGATAAGAAGATTCGAGGGAATTTTGGTGAGTTGCAACTAAAAAATGTCTTAGAGCAAAGTGGGCTTAAAGAGGGTGAGCAATATAAATTGCAAGAAAGCTTACGAGATGAAAATAACAATAGATATGCTCCTGATGCGATAATTTATTTAAGCAAAGATAGGAGTATTGTTGTAGATTCTAAGTTTTCTTTGCCCAGTTTTGATGAGAGTAGTGATTATGAATTACTCTCAAAAGAAATAGCAAAAAATATAAAAGCAAGAATTGATGAGCTAAGCAAAAAACCTTATGCCTATATTGCTAATGCACATGAATTTACGCTTTTATTTTTGCCATATCAGAATCTGCTTGATTTAGCATTGGATAGTGATTCATCAATCTATCAATATGCTTATTTAAAAAAGGTCTATCTAACCACACCAAATACACTCTTTATTGCATTAAAGACAATAGATGCAACATGGATTAAGATAAATAGTAATACAAATGTTCTAAAGGCTTTTAAAGAAATTGAGAATTTTTATGATAAGTTTTCTAGTATTTTAGATGATTTTGATAAGGTTAAAAAGACTATAAATACTTTAGTAAATGCAAGTGAAGATATGGATAAGAAGCTAAGCAGTGGCAAGGGGAATTTGGCAAATAGATTTGATAATCTAAAGGCTTTAGGTCTAAAGGTGCAAAAGGAAATTAAGCAAGACTACTTAAAGGAATAGTAAAATTATTTTAGTTTATAATCCAAAATCTAGTTTTAAGGTAGAGTATGTTTTCTCAACTAAAAATAATTCTAAGCAAACGCGATAGAGCTTTTATATATTTTTTGCTTTTGTTTTCTTTGCTTGTATCTTTAATAGAGCTTATTGGAATCTCTGCTATTGCTCCATTTATATCTATAGCAAGTGATTTTACTCTAATAGAAAATAAACCATATTTTGCTTATTTTTATCATGGTCTAAATTTTACATCTTATTATGATTTTGTCGTGTTTTTCGGTATTTTCTTGCTTTGTTTTTATGTCTTTAGAAGCATTATAAACTTAGCATATCAGCATTTTTTGGCCAAATTCACATTTGGTAGATATCATTTGATAGTTGGCAGATTGTTTGTAAATTATCTGGGTATGAATTATGAGGAATTTATTACTAAAAATACTAGTTATCTAACCAAGACAATCACAACCGAAGCACATAATTTTACTATTTTGTTATCTGCTACACTTTTTATGATTTCTGAAATTTTTGTTGTATTGCTAATTTATATTACGCTTTTATTCGTAAATTTTGAAATCACATTTAGTATTACTATTTTATTAGGTATTTTTGGTTTTTTGATGACAAAATTTGTATCTAAAAAAATAAAAGGTCAAGGAAAGCAAAAAGAACAATTTCAAAAAAGCTTTTTTCAGAGTATTGCAAATAGTTTTGGTAATTATAAAATAATTAAGCTAAATAGTGATGATAGTTCGATTTTAGAGAATTTTAGCAAGTCTTCTTGGGGTTATTCTCTATCAAATATTAAAAATCAAACTTTCTTTCATATCCCTAGATTGCTTTTAGAGGCTATTGGATTTTGTTTGATGATTTTTGTTGTGTTGTATTTATTTATAACAGATGGAGATAATATTGCTAGTTATTTACCATTATTATCAATGTATGTTTTAGCATTATACAGACTGCTTCCTTCAATTAATAGAATCTTAGATTCATATAATAAAATATTATTTAATTTTAGATCTTTAGAAATAATATACAATGATATAAACATACAAACCAAGAATCTTGGAAATGGTGAAATAAGCTTCAAAGATAGTATAAAGCTTAATAACATAAGCTTTGGCTATGGTGATAAAAATGTCTTAGAAAATATAAATATGCTAATAAAAAAGGGAGAAAAAATAGCATTTATAGGAGAATCTGGGAGTGGTAAAAGCACATTAGTTGATTTAATTATCAGTCTTTTAACTCCAAAGAGTGGTGAGATATATATAGATTCCACTAAGCTTAGTGATGCAAATATAAAAAGTTGGCGTAAGAAAATAGGATATATACCACAACAGGTTTATTTGTTTGATGGAAGTGTGGCTGATAATGTGGTCTTTGGCAGAATCTACAATGAAGAGAAGATTAAGTATTGTCTAAAATTGGCAAATATTTATGAGTTTTTAGAGGGTAAAGATGGATTAGATACCAAAGTTGGAGATAGTGGTGTAGCACTTAGTGGTGGGCAAAGACAAAGAATTGCAATTGCAAGGGCATTGTATGGAGAGCCTGAAGTATTAGTGTTAGATGAGGCTACAAGTGCATTGGATAATGCAACAGAGCAAAGAATAATGGAAGAGATATATCAAATCTCACAAGGAAAAACTCTCCTAATAATAGCACATAGGCTAAGTACGATAGAAAAATGCGATGTGATATATAAAATACAAAATGGGATTCCAACAAAAATAAACTATAAGGATATAGGATAATGGATTTAAGTCATTATTCAAAATTACCAAAAGTTAGTATAGTCCTTACTACCTGTAATAGAGAATATTTTTTTACTGAAGCAATTTTAAGTATATTAGACCAAGACTATCCAAACTTAGAGATAATAATTAGCGATGATAAATCAAGCGATAATACCTTTGTCTTTGCCCAAGAATATGCAATGGAGCATTCAAATATAAAGGTTGTGCAAAATACTAGAAGTAGTGGTTCAGCTGGTAATCGAAATAATGGTTTAGATTATGCAAATGGTGAGCTTGTATTATTGCTTGATGATGATGATGTGCTTTTTAAAGAGGCTATTTCAAATTTGGTAAATATATATTTGCAACATGATAAAAGATATGGAATCATTATTGCAAATTGCACTAGAAGTGATGATGGCTCATTATCTGGCAGAGGAGTAGATGAATCTGGTGAAATTAGTTTTAAGGATGTCTTAAGCGGTAGGCTTCAAGGAGAGTTTGTAACTTTATTTGAGAGGAATTTGCTTGGAAGAAGGAGATTTAGCGAAGAGAGGGGTAATATGGGCTTACTTTGGCTTAGAATGCATAAACAAAGTCAGAGCTATTATTATCATAAGCCTTTGAAATTTTATAGAATTCATGCAGATTCTCTAAGTCATACTCTAAAATATAATCCGCTTTTAATGGCAAAGAACTATGAACAAAATATTTTGTTATTCTATAAAGAAAGAAAAGAAGTATGTCCAAGGTATCTATCAGAGTTATGTGCTACTGCTGCACTTTTGTATCATCAAGGCGGAAATAGAAATATGGCTTTTAAAAAGATTCTGCAAAGCTTTACAATATACCCTAGCTTACAAGCATTAAAGGCATTGTTTTATATATGTCTTCCAAAAACATTTATCCCAAGAATAATTACAAAGCAAATAGTAGAAAAATGAAAATATTACTAACTATACGATCTTTAAATTTTGGTGGGGCGGAGAGACAATGGGTAAATCTTGCTAAAGGGCTTTATGCTAGAGATGATATTGAGTTGTTGTTATGCACATTTTATAGTGGTGGTGATTTGTATGATGAAGTCTCTCATTTGCCTTATGTGTGTGTAGATAAAAAAGGCAAGAGTGATTTTTTATTTTTATGTAGATATAGAAAAATAATCAAAGACTTTAAGCCAGATGTTATCTATGCTTTTATGCCAGATTCTAATCTTTTTAGTCTGTTTGCTTCTGCTTTTTTAAATATACCAGTTGTTTTTGGATTTAGATCTAGTGCTATTAATGTAACAAAGCTACCATTTTTTTCAAAAGCATATTTTTATGCACAGAAGTATTGCAGTAAATATGCAAAAGCGATAGTTTGTAACTCTAATGATGCAATTAGTTTCTATAAAGAGTATGGATATTTTATGGATAGGGCTTGTGTTGTGTATAATGGGATTGATACTGCATGTGTTAAAGATAGAGACAATATCCTAAAAGAAAGGCTAAACCTACCTAAAGAATCTATTATATTTGGAATTGCAGCTAGAATGAATAAAGTGAAAGATTATCCGCTTTTTGCCAAAGCTGCTAGATATTTGTGTGGCAAGAATAGTAATGTATATTTTATATCTATTGGCAAAATAGATGATGTAATTTTAAGAGAATGCTTAGATGTATTGGGAGATTTTAAAGATAGAGTATTGTTTTTAGGGGCTAAAGATAATGTATGGTACTATTATTCTATCTTTGATTTTATACTATCTACTTCATATACGGAGAGTTTTTCTAATTCTATTGCAGAAGGCATGGCATGTGGGGCTTTACCTATTGTTAGTGATGTTGGAGAGAGTGCTGTAATAGCAAATTTTGGACAAGACTATAAATTTTGCTTCAACAAGCGTGATGAAAGGGGCTTGTATAAGTGTTTAGATTCTGTAATATCATTAAGCAATGATGAAAAAATAAGACTAAGTTTTGAATCTAAAAAGCATATTATTGATAGATTTTCAATATCTAAAATGGTAGATAATACTTGTGAGGTTTTAGGTAAATGCATATAGTAATACTTATTTATTCATTTGGTGCTGGTGGTGCAGAGAGGGTTACTTCATTGCTTCTAGAAGAGCTAATAAAGGAATATAAAATTACCCTTGTATTGCTTGAAGATGTTTGTCATTATGAGATACCAAATGGTGTAGAGAAGATAATCTTAGGTAAAAATAGCAATAATGAAAATGGGGTGATAAAGCTTTTAAAATTACCATTCCTTGCTTATAAATACTCAAAAATTATTAAAGATTCTACACATTCTCTATCATTGATGACACGCCCAAATTATATAAATATACTTGCGTCATTTTTTGTGAGACAACCAAGAATCTTTATATCAGAGAGATGTTATCCATCAGAGCAATATGGCTATAATAATCTAGCCTCTAAGATTAATAGATTTTTAATTAAGGCTTTGTATAACAAAGCGCATAAAATCTCTGCTAATTCAGAGCAAAATGCAGATGACTTAGTAGAAAATTTTGGTATAGCAAGAGAGAAGGTTACATTTTTACCTAATGTATTTTGTATAGATAAGATACGAAATTTATCACAAGATGAAACAGAACTAAAGCAAATAATAAAGCGACATAAAAGCAATGGTGAAATAATTTTTGTAAGTGTAGGGCGACTTGATGTTGGGAAGAATCATATTTTACTAATTAATGCATTTAATGAAATTTTGTCTTTAGGTTATAAGGTGCATTTATTTATTATAGGATCTGGTGAGCTAGAATCCTACCTTAAAGAAGCAATAGGAGATATTAAGAATATTACATTACTTGGCAAGACAAAGAATCCTTATGCGCCTTTGAGTGTGGCTGATTTTTTTGTGTTTGGTTCAAATCATGAAGGATTTCCAAATGTGTTAGTAGAATCTATCTCTTTAGGTGTGCCTATAATCACTACAGATTGTGCTCCTAGAATAATTTTGGGAAAAAAGAGACGAGATATAGATTCTATACCTTTATTTAAGTGCGGGATAGTAACCCCTATAAATAATCTAAATAGCATGGTTGTAGCTATAAAATTGGCTCTTGATAATCCAAATATGTTTCATAAAGATGAGCTCTTAGAGTATTCTATGGAGTTTGATATATCTAAAAAAATAGGAGAATATAAGCAGTGGCTGGAGATATAGCTTTTAAACTTTCAAATCTAAATTAGTTTTTTTATTATTTTTATTTTCTACATTATTTTTATTCATTTCAGATATTATCTCCATAGAATCATCATTTATATTATTGGTATTTGTTCCAAATAAAATATCAAGCATTTTTTCTTTGTTAAATTTGCTTTCTAATAATGTTTGTAATGCTTTATTTATATTTTCATCTACATATGTTTCATTATTGTCTGATTTACCTTGTATAGGTTTTCTTTTAGTTGGTTTGTCTTCGTTGTTGGTATTGTCTTGTGTTGCTAGCTTTTTTTTGTATTCTTTTAGTGCATCAAGCCATTTTTCTTTAAACTTTTCCTTGTCTGTTAAGCTCAATAGTTCCAATGATGTGTTAATATCATGCGACATAATGCCACTTAACACATTATCGCCTTCAATCATATAAACGCTATTTTTTCTAATAAAATTTCTTAATTCACTATCATATTCTACTTGTTTTCTTATAGAGTGAGTACCAATTATATTTTCATTTAAAGACGCTATTCTGTTAAAAAGTAAGAAAAATTCACCACTTTCATTAATATTTCCATTTTCATCTAAAAATTCGTCTCTAAATGAGAAAAAATCGCCATATACATCTTCTCTATATTCTAACTCTTCTTTTGCTAATATAGCCC
The Helicobacter ibis DNA segment above includes these coding regions:
- a CDS encoding glycosyltransferase, with protein sequence MHIVILIYSFGAGGAERVTSLLLEELIKEYKITLVLLEDVCHYEIPNGVEKIILGKNSNNENGVIKLLKLPFLAYKYSKIIKDSTHSLSLMTRPNYINILASFFVRQPRIFISERCYPSEQYGYNNLASKINRFLIKALYNKAHKISANSEQNADDLVENFGIAREKVTFLPNVFCIDKIRNLSQDETELKQIIKRHKSNGEIIFVSVGRLDVGKNHILLINAFNEILSLGYKVHLFIIGSGELESYLKEAIGDIKNITLLGKTKNPYAPLSVADFFVFGSNHEGFPNVLVESISLGVPIITTDCAPRIILGKKRRDIDSIPLFKCGIVTPINNLNSMVVAIKLALDNPNMFHKDELLEYSMEFDISKKIGEYKQWLEI
- a CDS encoding ABC transporter ATP-binding protein/permease; translation: MFSQLKIILSKRDRAFIYFLLLFSLLVSLIELIGISAIAPFISIASDFTLIENKPYFAYFYHGLNFTSYYDFVVFFGIFLLCFYVFRSIINLAYQHFLAKFTFGRYHLIVGRLFVNYLGMNYEEFITKNTSYLTKTITTEAHNFTILLSATLFMISEIFVVLLIYITLLFVNFEITFSITILLGIFGFLMTKFVSKKIKGQGKQKEQFQKSFFQSIANSFGNYKIIKLNSDDSSILENFSKSSWGYSLSNIKNQTFFHIPRLLLEAIGFCLMIFVVLYLFITDGDNIASYLPLLSMYVLALYRLLPSINRILDSYNKILFNFRSLEIIYNDINIQTKNLGNGEISFKDSIKLNNISFGYGDKNVLENINMLIKKGEKIAFIGESGSGKSTLVDLIISLLTPKSGEIYIDSTKLSDANIKSWRKKIGYIPQQVYLFDGSVADNVVFGRIYNEEKIKYCLKLANIYEFLEGKDGLDTKVGDSGVALSGGQRQRIAIARALYGEPEVLVLDEATSALDNATEQRIMEEIYQISQGKTLLIIAHRLSTIEKCDVIYKIQNGIPTKINYKDIG
- a CDS encoding glycosyltransferase, with translation MKILLTIRSLNFGGAERQWVNLAKGLYARDDIELLLCTFYSGGDLYDEVSHLPYVCVDKKGKSDFLFLCRYRKIIKDFKPDVIYAFMPDSNLFSLFASAFLNIPVVFGFRSSAINVTKLPFFSKAYFYAQKYCSKYAKAIVCNSNDAISFYKEYGYFMDRACVVYNGIDTACVKDRDNILKERLNLPKESIIFGIAARMNKVKDYPLFAKAARYLCGKNSNVYFISIGKIDDVILRECLDVLGDFKDRVLFLGAKDNVWYYYSIFDFILSTSYTESFSNSIAEGMACGALPIVSDVGESAVIANFGQDYKFCFNKRDERGLYKCLDSVISLSNDEKIRLSFESKKHIIDRFSISKMVDNTCEVLGKCI
- a CDS encoding DNA recombination protein RmuC — protein: MLEIIIGCCLVLCVIVGWLFIRQRVLYSSLKVQLALKEELLKEKELQLKNIKEEAMLQKSQLEEHYQRLLENQQKFAKESLESLEGKFDKNLKETQQNFLNQNKLQISEDSKKILDSIFTPIKQSIDDYSKQLIKNEESLKVNIDHIFKYTQNIGDKADKLASVLKGDKKIRGNFGELQLKNVLEQSGLKEGEQYKLQESLRDENNNRYAPDAIIYLSKDRSIVVDSKFSLPSFDESSDYELLSKEIAKNIKARIDELSKKPYAYIANAHEFTLLFLPYQNLLDLALDSDSSIYQYAYLKKVYLTTPNTLFIALKTIDATWIKINSNTNVLKAFKEIENFYDKFSSILDDFDKVKKTINTLVNASEDMDKKLSSGKGNLANRFDNLKALGLKVQKEIKQDYLKE
- a CDS encoding glycosyltransferase family 2 protein, which produces MDLSHYSKLPKVSIVLTTCNREYFFTEAILSILDQDYPNLEIIISDDKSSDNTFVFAQEYAMEHSNIKVVQNTRSSGSAGNRNNGLDYANGELVLLLDDDDVLFKEAISNLVNIYLQHDKRYGIIIANCTRSDDGSLSGRGVDESGEISFKDVLSGRLQGEFVTLFERNLLGRRRFSEERGNMGLLWLRMHKQSQSYYYHKPLKFYRIHADSLSHTLKYNPLLMAKNYEQNILLFYKERKEVCPRYLSELCATAALLYHQGGNRNMAFKKILQSFTIYPSLQALKALFYICLPKTFIPRIITKQIVEK